A window of the Serratia sarumanii genome harbors these coding sequences:
- a CDS encoding YaiI/YqxD family protein → MQIWVDADACPNVIKEVLFRAADRTAITVTLVANQPLRTPPSKYIRSLQVAAGFDVADNEIVRRCAAGDLVITADIPLAAEVIEKGAVALNPRGERYTPDTIRERLNMRDFMDTLRASGIQTGGPNALNQRDRQQFANELDKWLLQAKRAQ, encoded by the coding sequence ATGCAGATTTGGGTCGATGCAGACGCCTGTCCGAACGTGATCAAAGAGGTGCTGTTCCGCGCCGCCGATCGTACCGCCATCACCGTAACGCTGGTGGCGAACCAGCCGCTGCGCACGCCGCCGTCGAAGTACATCCGTTCGCTGCAGGTGGCGGCCGGCTTCGACGTGGCCGACAACGAGATCGTGCGCCGCTGCGCAGCGGGCGATCTGGTGATCACCGCCGACATTCCGCTGGCGGCGGAGGTGATAGAGAAAGGCGCGGTAGCGCTGAACCCGCGCGGCGAACGCTATACGCCGGACACCATCCGCGAGCGCCTCAACATGCGCGATTTTATGGATACCCTGCGCGCCAGCGGCATCCAGACCGGCGGCCCGAACGCCCTGAACCAGCGCGACCGCCAGCAGTTCGCCAACGAGCTGGACAAATGGCTGCTGCAGGCAAAGCGGGCGCAGTGA
- a CDS encoding DUF2919 domain-containing protein → MKPFSPRFSPDDYDQHGALRLPLGFWAVLILQARTWLLFVMAGASREQGESLLALFYPDTQRFWYGMLLGLPAALAFLLSGRRHQWPRLWRGWRWGLAVSLLASLGGSLFSLWRQDGDAPGLELTLALLDALALSYLLLNARLKACFAPAEHAD, encoded by the coding sequence TTGAAGCCATTCTCACCCCGGTTTTCCCCGGACGATTACGACCAGCACGGCGCGCTGCGGCTGCCGCTGGGATTTTGGGCCGTGTTGATTTTGCAGGCGCGCACCTGGCTGCTGTTCGTGATGGCCGGCGCTTCGCGCGAGCAGGGCGAAAGCTTGCTGGCGCTATTTTATCCGGATACCCAACGTTTTTGGTACGGCATGCTGCTCGGCCTGCCGGCGGCGCTGGCGTTTTTGCTGAGCGGCCGCCGCCACCAATGGCCGCGGCTGTGGCGCGGCTGGCGCTGGGGGCTGGCTGTCTCCCTGCTGGCGTCGCTCGGCGGCTCGCTGTTCAGCCTGTGGCGCCAGGACGGCGATGCGCCGGGGCTGGAGCTGACGTTGGCGCTGCTCGACGCGCTGGCGCTGAGCTATCTGCTGCTGAACGCGCGTCTGAAAGCCTGTTTCGCGCCGGCGGAGCACGCCGACTAA
- the hemF gene encoding oxygen-dependent coproporphyrinogen oxidase produces the protein MSLPNIAEVKSFLLALQDHICAQLAQAGDGAAFTEDQWTREEGGGGRSRVLTNGAVFEQAGVNFSHVSGATLPASATAHRPELAGRSFQAMGVSLVIHPLSPYVPTSHANVRFFIAEKPGEAPVWWFGGGFDLTPFYGFAEDAVHWHRTAAELCAPFGDEVYPKYKQWCDDYFFIKHRNEARGIGGLFYDDLNTPDFDHCFAFTRAVGQGFLDAYLPIVEKRKALTWGERERQFQLYRRGRYVEFNLVWDRGTLFGLQTGGRTESILMSMPPLVRWEYNYQPDADSPEAALARDFLPVRDWLQEPK, from the coding sequence ATGAGTTTACCTAACATCGCTGAAGTAAAATCCTTCCTGCTGGCGCTGCAGGATCACATCTGCGCGCAGCTCGCCCAGGCCGGCGACGGCGCCGCGTTCACCGAAGACCAATGGACGCGTGAAGAAGGCGGCGGTGGCCGCAGCCGCGTGTTGACCAACGGCGCGGTGTTCGAACAGGCGGGGGTCAACTTCTCGCACGTCTCCGGCGCCACCCTGCCGGCCTCGGCGACCGCGCACCGTCCTGAGCTGGCCGGGCGCAGCTTCCAGGCGATGGGCGTCTCATTGGTTATCCATCCGCTCAGCCCCTACGTGCCCACTAGCCACGCCAACGTGCGCTTCTTCATCGCCGAAAAGCCGGGCGAGGCGCCGGTGTGGTGGTTCGGCGGCGGCTTTGATCTGACGCCGTTCTACGGTTTCGCAGAGGATGCCGTGCATTGGCACCGCACTGCGGCCGAGCTGTGCGCGCCGTTCGGCGACGAGGTCTACCCCAAATACAAACAGTGGTGCGACGATTACTTCTTCATCAAGCACCGCAACGAAGCGCGCGGCATCGGCGGCCTGTTCTATGACGATCTGAACACCCCGGACTTCGACCACTGCTTTGCCTTCACCCGCGCGGTGGGCCAGGGCTTCCTCGACGCCTATCTGCCGATCGTGGAAAAACGCAAGGCCTTGACCTGGGGCGAGCGCGAGCGTCAGTTCCAGCTGTATCGCCGCGGCCGCTACGTGGAATTCAACCTGGTGTGGGATCGCGGCACGCTGTTCGGGCTGCAAACCGGCGGGCGCACCGAGTCCATTCTGATGTCGATGCCGCCGTTGGTGCGTTGGGAATATAACTACCAGCCAGACGCCGATAGCCCGGAAGCGGCGCTGGCGCGCGATTTTCTGCCGGTGCGCGACTGGCTGCAGGAGCCGAAATGA
- a CDS encoding GNAT family acetyltransferase: protein MEIRVFRQDDFEEVITLWERCDLLRPWNDPEMDIERKLNHDPELFLVAEVGGEVVGSVMGGYDGHRGSAYYLGVHPDYRGRGIANALINRLEKKLIARGCPKIQIMVREDNDTVVEMYEKLGYEIQGITSLGKRLIEDQEY from the coding sequence ATGGAAATTCGCGTATTTCGACAAGACGACTTTGAAGAAGTCATTACCCTGTGGGAGCGCTGCGATCTGCTGCGGCCCTGGAACGATCCGGAAATGGACATCGAGCGCAAGCTGAACCACGATCCGGAGCTGTTCCTGGTGGCGGAAGTCGGCGGCGAAGTGGTCGGTTCGGTGATGGGCGGCTATGACGGCCACCGCGGCTCGGCGTATTACCTCGGGGTGCATCCCGACTATCGCGGGCGCGGCATCGCCAATGCGTTGATCAACCGTCTGGAGAAGAAGTTGATCGCCCGTGGCTGCCCGAAAATCCAGATTATGGTGCGCGAAGACAACGACACGGTGGTCGAGATGTACGAGAAGCTCGGCTACGAGATCCAGGGCATCACCAGCCTGGGCAAGCGGTTGATCGAAGATCAGGAATATTGA
- a CDS encoding YgiW/YdeI family stress tolerance OB fold protein, which yields MKKLTLAALIALCSAPVLAQQGGFLDPAAPQAQTQPAPQGGFSGPSAALTTVDKVKSLSDDTWVMLQGNIEQRIGDDTYTFRDATGTLTVEIDRKRWNGQTVTPKDKVQLEGKVDKDWSSVEVDVKTVKKLP from the coding sequence ATGAAAAAACTGACTCTGGCCGCCCTGATCGCGCTGTGCAGCGCACCGGTACTGGCGCAGCAAGGCGGGTTCCTCGATCCGGCCGCGCCGCAGGCCCAAACGCAACCCGCGCCTCAGGGCGGTTTCTCCGGCCCCAGCGCGGCGCTGACCACCGTGGACAAGGTGAAATCGCTGAGCGATGACACCTGGGTGATGCTGCAGGGCAATATCGAGCAGCGCATCGGCGACGACACCTATACCTTCCGCGATGCCACCGGCACGCTGACGGTCGAAATCGATCGCAAGCGCTGGAACGGCCAAACCGTTACGCCGAAAGACAAGGTGCAGTTGGAAGGCAAAGTGGATAAAGACTGGAGCAGCGTCGAAGTGGACGTGAAAACCGTCAAAAAGCTGCCTTAA
- the amiA gene encoding N-acetylmuramoyl-L-alanine amidase AmiA: MKKQGKPFLNFKPLAVSPTRRQLLLSGLAVALLGVKSQRARAEGLLRNQHSKPAAKPAGAKKLVMIDPGHGGIDSGAVGHEGSQEKHIVLEIANHVRRFLHEHDHVEARLTREEDEFIPLFQRVEIAHQHQADLFISIHADGFTSPSASGASVFALSNRGASSAMARYLSNRENAADDVAGGKYKDQDNYLQQVLFDLVQTDTINNSLTLGRHVLGQIRPVHHLHSDSTEQAAFAVLKSPSIPSVLVETSFITNPNEERLLGTTAFREKIARAIADGIVNFFDYFDAHQRKPR, translated from the coding sequence ATGAAAAAGCAGGGTAAACCCTTCCTCAATTTTAAACCGCTTGCCGTTTCCCCGACGCGACGCCAACTTTTGCTTTCCGGCCTGGCGGTGGCGCTGCTCGGCGTGAAAAGCCAACGCGCCAGGGCGGAAGGCCTGCTGCGCAATCAACACAGCAAGCCGGCGGCGAAACCGGCCGGAGCCAAGAAGTTGGTGATGATCGATCCCGGCCACGGCGGCATCGACTCCGGTGCGGTCGGCCACGAAGGCTCGCAGGAAAAACACATCGTGCTGGAAATCGCCAACCACGTGCGCCGTTTCCTGCATGAGCACGATCACGTCGAGGCGCGCCTGACGCGCGAAGAAGACGAGTTCATTCCGCTGTTCCAGCGGGTGGAGATCGCCCACCAGCACCAGGCCGACCTGTTCATTTCGATCCACGCCGATGGCTTCACCAGCCCATCGGCCTCCGGCGCTTCGGTGTTCGCCCTGTCCAACCGCGGCGCCAGCAGCGCCATGGCGCGCTACCTCTCCAACCGTGAAAACGCCGCCGACGATGTGGCGGGCGGTAAATACAAGGATCAGGACAACTACCTGCAGCAGGTGCTGTTCGATCTGGTGCAAACCGACACCATCAACAACAGCCTGACGCTCGGCCGCCACGTGCTCGGCCAGATCCGCCCAGTACACCATCTGCACAGCGACAGCACCGAACAGGCGGCGTTTGCGGTGTTGAAATCGCCGTCCATTCCCTCGGTGCTGGTGGAAACCTCGTTCATCACCAACCCGAACGAAGAGCGCCTGCTGGGCACCACCGCGTTTCGCGAGAAGATTGCCCGCGCCATCGCGGACGGCATCGTTAACTTCTTCGACTACTTCGACGCCCACCAACGCAAACCCCGCTGA